From the Shewanella amazonensis SB2B genome, one window contains:
- a CDS encoding RDD family protein, translating to MINQEHANFPRAGFFRRLGAMVYDLMLAAAVWILAGVVSFALFAVLVNSGLIDRGGHEHVIDVMNANPLYRNLNFAWILLCVAMFYVVFWSRGGQTLGMRAWRLKVQHPNGQNLSFIAAAARLVWSLFGLGNLFILINPDKLALQDKMTRSEVVVLSVEANQMKNWHGMQ from the coding sequence GCGCCGGCTTTTTCCGCCGTCTCGGGGCCATGGTGTACGACCTTATGTTGGCAGCTGCGGTGTGGATCCTCGCGGGCGTGGTAAGCTTTGCCCTGTTTGCCGTGCTGGTGAATTCAGGCCTTATTGACCGCGGTGGCCATGAGCATGTCATCGATGTGATGAATGCCAATCCCCTGTATCGCAATTTAAATTTTGCCTGGATACTGCTGTGTGTGGCGATGTTTTATGTGGTGTTTTGGAGCCGCGGCGGCCAAACCCTCGGCATGCGTGCCTGGCGTTTGAAGGTGCAGCACCCCAACGGCCAAAACCTCAGCTTTATCGCCGCAGCCGCCCGTCTGGTATGGTCGCTGTTCGGACTGGGTAATCTGTTTATCCTCATCAACCCCGATAAGCTGGCGCTGCAGGATAAGATGACCCGCTCCGAGGTCGTGGTATTGTCAGTGGAAGCCAACCAGATGAAAAACTGGCACGGTATGCAGTAA
- the lptG gene encoding LPS export ABC transporter permease LptG — MSILDWYIARVLISTSSLCLLVLTGLSGIIKWVDQLRLVGRGSYTMMDAGVYVLFLIPRDIEMFFPMAVLLGALIGLGMMAANSELVVMQASGQSRLQITVSAMKTAVPLMLLVMALGEWVAPAAEQRANELKATMISGGSLIKSHRGIWAKDGDLFVNIGEVSDINTLGNITLYEFDQQERLNHVVNARRATFDGKAWQMQGVSKTHITEEAIVREDIDSELWQSSLTPDKLSVVSVKPESLSIQGLMGYLDYLRINSQDPSRYELALWRKLMQPVTVAVMMLVALSFVFGPLRSVTMGARVLLGVVAGFSFYICNEIFGPMTMVYQLPAFIGAGAPALLFAGAAVFYIRR; from the coding sequence ATGAGTATCCTGGACTGGTATATTGCCCGGGTGCTTATCAGTACCTCGTCCCTGTGTTTGCTGGTGCTGACCGGTTTGTCCGGCATTATCAAATGGGTGGATCAGCTGCGTCTGGTGGGCCGTGGCAGCTACACCATGATGGATGCCGGTGTATATGTGCTGTTTCTTATCCCCCGCGATATCGAGATGTTTTTCCCCATGGCGGTGCTCTTGGGTGCCCTGATTGGCCTTGGCATGATGGCCGCCAATTCCGAGTTGGTGGTGATGCAGGCCTCGGGTCAGTCGCGGCTGCAAATTACCGTATCGGCCATGAAAACTGCGGTACCTTTGATGCTGCTGGTGATGGCCCTTGGTGAATGGGTAGCGCCTGCCGCAGAACAGCGCGCCAACGAGCTCAAGGCCACCATGATTTCCGGTGGCAGCCTGATCAAATCCCATCGGGGTATCTGGGCCAAAGATGGCGACCTCTTTGTGAACATAGGTGAAGTCTCAGATATCAATACTCTTGGCAATATCACCCTGTATGAGTTCGACCAGCAAGAGCGCCTCAATCATGTGGTCAATGCGCGCCGGGCCACCTTCGATGGCAAGGCATGGCAAATGCAGGGTGTGAGTAAAACCCATATCACCGAAGAAGCCATCGTCAGGGAAGATATCGACAGCGAGCTGTGGCAGTCGAGCCTGACACCGGACAAACTCAGTGTGGTGTCGGTGAAACCCGAATCTCTGTCTATCCAGGGGTTGATGGGCTATTTGGATTATTTGCGTATCAACAGCCAGGACCCAAGTCGTTACGAGTTGGCGCTTTGGCGGAAGTTGATGCAGCCGGTGACGGTGGCCGTCATGATGTTGGTTGCTCTGTCTTTTGTGTTCGGCCCGCTTCGTAGCGTGACCATGGGCGCCAGAGTATTGCTGGGTGTTGTGGCTGGTTTCAGCTTTTATATTTGCAACGAAATCTTTGGCCCCATGACCATGGTCTATCAACTGCCGGCCTTTATTGGTGCGGGAGCGCCAGCGCTCTTATTTGCCGGCGCGGCTGTGTTTTATATCCGCCGCTGA